TGCAGTAGTCCAGAGTCCTTCCCTTTCTTTGCAAGGGCAAGAACTGAGGAAATCTCTTTTCACCAGTGACATATTTGGTATCGTGACTAGGATTGCTGCCAAGGTgaactccagtggtcttgcccaAACTGTCAGCTGGAGACCCCTGACTTtagctctctctctcccatgAACACTTGCTTGCTGTCACTCTCTGCTTTTTTCTGTTCCATGACCCACAGGGCAAGATCTGGGTCAACTCACTGTGTCATGACTCCCCTCAATTAAGAGCTGCAAGGAGCATGCCCAGGCTGTGCATCCCCAAAGAACGTTTGGGTGGCAGTTGACACTGTCCTTGGGCCTGGTAGACACAAAATTACCAATGGTGAAGGCGCCATTGGAGttataagttggcttaaaactcgacattcagaaaactaagatcatggcatcctgtcccatcacttcatggcaaatagatggggaaacagtggaaacagtgtcagactttatttttggggctccaaaatcactgcagatggtgagtgcagccatgtaattaaaagatacttactccttggaagaaaaggtatgaccaacctagacagcatattaaaaagcagagatgttactttgccaacaaaggtccatctagtcaaggctatgcctTTTCTACtagtcgtgtgtggatgtgagagttggactgtaaagaaagctgagcactgaagaattgatacttttgaactgtagtattggagaagactcttgagagtcccctggactgcaaggaggtcctaccagtccatcctaaaggaaatcagtccttaatattcattggaaagactgatgttgaagctgaaactccaatactttgctatacctaatgcaaagaactgactcttttgaaaagaccctgaggctggcaaagattgagcacataaggagaaggggatgacagaggatgagatggttggatggcatctagGAAGCTCAGAATATACCAAGCaggataaacagaaaaaaaaaatctaaactttgACATATCACACTCAAACTTCTGAAAACCAAAAGGAAACATAATTCTTGAGgaacactagaaaaaaaaaaaaagaagaacttgCTATAGAAGAACAAGAGTAACAATTACTTAAAATTTCTCTTCGTGAACCATGCTATCAAGAAAAGACCAGAATTAAAGTTTCAAttcattgtaagaaaaaaaaaaacaaaaaaacaaaaaaaacaaaacactagtaCCAACCTAGAATTTAGTAGCACGTGGggaaaatacttcaaaaataatgaaaaacaaagactttatacaacaaacaaaaactgactgcaaggagatccaaccagtccattttgaaggagatcagccctgtgatttctttggaaggaatgatgctaaagctgaaactccagtactttggccacctcatgcgaagagttgactcactcgaaaagactctgatgctgggagggattgggggcaggaggagaaggggatgacagaggatgagacgggtggatggcatcactgactcgatggatgtgtctgaatgaactccgggagttggtgatggatagggaggcctggcgtgctgtgattcatggggttgcaaacagccggacatgactgagcaactgaactgaactgaaacaaactcTGCATAATCACTTTTAATGTGAAtagtataaatatacaaatataaaatagagatttatgaaaagaaatggaaacaacaaaGTATACCTAGCCCTTGCTGTCCAcctttattttgggcttccctggaggctcagatcaTACAGAATCCACACGCATTGCAAGAGACCAAGGttggatacctgggttgggaagattccctggagtagagcatggcagcccactccagtactcttgcctgtagaatccccatggactgaggagtctggcaggctatggtccgtgggcttgcaaagagtgggacatgactgagtgactaagaacttGGGATCTATAAGAAACCCACTCTAAAGTCAAAGACATGAATAGATAAAAAgtaaagggacagagaaaacttATACGATGCTAATAtgagttgtaaaaaaaaaaaatgtactcacTGAAACTCCTTCTGGTAAAGCAGTATTCAGAACAagaaaatcaggaataaaaatgGGCAGTACTAACAACCATTAACGAGATCTAAATGAcatttatagaatattgagtgACAGCAGGGaaacacattattttcaagttCATATGGTACATACATCAAGACAGATCGCAGTCTAAGCCATAAAATGTACATCatcaaatttaaaacaatacaaataataCAGAGAATGCTCTCAGAACGTGAtgaaaataaactagaaattgATAACAAAAAGACAGCAAGAAAGTTAAAGATTATTTGCAGACTAAACAATAAACATCTAAATAACACATGGGCCAAAGAGAAACTctaatgagaaattttaaaatattttacaaaatgaaaacaaaattataactTATCAGAAGTGGTTTGATACAGCAAAATCAGTAAGGAGATATATACAGCATTGAGTGCCTATAACAAAGAAAACCTACAATTAATAACTTAAGCTTCTATATTAGTAAacttgtaaaagaaaagaaaaagcagaggaagaatAAATCAAAGCGGAAACCAATGACACTAAGAAAGGAAGGTAatgcagaaaaagaacaaaacccagagaagtttctttaaagatacaaaataaaaagaagataaaattctCCACAGGCTAaacaagaaaaaggagagaaaacacaaattaaattaCTAATAGCAGAAATGAAGGAAGGGCCATTActactgactccatggacatttcaagatttgtatggaaatacaaaaaacctcgaatagccaaagcaatcttgagaaagaagaatggaactggaggaatcaacttgcctgacttcaggctctactacaaagccacagtcatcaagacagcatggtactggcacaaagacagacatatagatcaatggaacaaaatagaaagcccagagataaatccacacacatatggacaccttatctttgacaaaggaggcaagaatatacaatggagtaaaggcaatctctttaaccagtggttctgggaaaactggtcaaccacttgtaaaagaatgaaactagatcactttctaacactgcacacaaaaataaactcaaaatggattaaagatctaaatgtaagatcagaaactataaaactcctagaggagaacataggcaaaacactctcagacataaatcacagcaggatcctctatgatccacctcccagaattctggaaataaaagcaaaaataaacaaatgggatctaattaaaattaaaagcttctgcacaacaaaggaaaatataagcaaggtgaaaagacagccttctgaatgggagaaaataatagcaaatgaagcaactgacaaacaactaatctcaaaaatatacaagcaacttatgcagctcaattccagaagaataaacgacccaatcaaaaaatgggccaaagaactaaattgacatttctccaaagaagacatacagatggctaacaaatacatgaaaagatgctcaacatcactcattattagagaaatgcaaatcaaaaccacaatgaggtaccacttcacaccagtcagaatgtctgcgatccaaaaatctgcaagcaataaatgctggagagggtgtggagaaaagggaaccctcctacactgttggtgggaatgcaaactagtacagccactatggagaacagtgtggagattccttaaaatattgcaaatagaactgccttatgacccagcaatcccactgctgggcatacacaccgaggaaaccagaattgaaagagacacatgtaccccaatgttcatcgcagcactgtttataatagccaggacatggaaacaacctagatgtccatcagcagatgaatggataagaaagctgtggtacatatacacaatggagtattactcagccataaaaaagaattcatttgaatcagttctgatgagatggatgaaactggagccgattatacagagtgaagtaagccagaaagaaaaacaccaatacagtatactaacacatatatatatggaatttaggaagatggcaatgacgaccctgtatgcaagacaggaaaaaagacacagatgtgtataacggacttttggactcagagggagagggagagggtgggatgatttgggagaatggcattctaacatgtatactatcatgtaagaattaaattgccagtctatgtctgatgcaggatgcagcatgcttggggctggtgcatggggatgacccagagagatgttatggggagggaggtgggaggggggttcatgtttgggaacgcatgtaagaattaaagattttaaaattaaaaacaaaacaaaacaaaacaaaacaaaaaaaaggataatCAGTGAATATTATAAACAACTCTGTGCCTACAAAAATGAAAGGTTCAGTTGAGAAACTGCTTGAAGGGATAACTTAGCACCactttcacaaagaaaaatagatactCTGAATAGGTcgtatctattaaagaaatttaatctaTAACTAATAAGCTTCCAATAAAGACAGTAACAGACCCAGAGGTTTCCATTGATGAATTCTATCcaaaatttaaggaagaaatgataacaattctctacaatctctcccagaaaatagaagcaaaaggAACACCTCCTAATTCCTTTCTGCGAGGTGAGTATTATACTCGAACATCAAAATCagaggaagaaattaaaagaaaaaaattgcacaCAAATACCTCTCATGAACATAGAAGCAAAATccccaacaaaataaaagaaacctcACAATCTATAGAAGGAATTACATACTATATCTAAGTAGGATGCATTTCAGATGtgcaacatttgaaaatcagtaaTCATAAATCATAATAACAATAGTCTACGGAAGATAATCACAAGATCagatcaacagatgaaaggaaaaCATCATCTGATAAAATCCAACACCCATTCATCATTAAAATTCTCAGCAAACTAGATACAGACAGGCATTTCCTCAGCTTCATATACAACATCTGAAAACGAATACAGGTAAAACATCATACTTCACAGTGAGAAGACAGATGCTGTCATACTAAGGTGAGGAACAAGGTGAGGATATCCCTTCTCACCATGCCTATGTAACACTGTACTGAAAGGCCTAGCCAATGCAATGAGATAAGAGAAGGAAGCAAAAGATACAGATAtttggaagagaaaaatggaattaCTAATCATCACTAAGAAAACTCCTGGCATTAATAAGCCAGGAGCATAGGTTAATAAGGTTAATATAGGAtcaatatataattgttatataattaatatattaataaggcTAATATATAATAGTCAATTCTTTTCCAACAAAGAGATGGAACTTACAATTAAAAACACCATTTACATTAGCaccaaaatatattagaaatatttctttaaaaatatgtgtaagaTTTACATAAGAAAAACTCATAAACtgcactgaaaaaaattaaagaagatctaaataaatagacATGCCATGTTCATCGATAGGCAGATGATATAATTGTTGAGATGTCACTTATTTCTGACTTAACCTAGATACTTAATGCAATTCTGTTCAAAATTCCAGCAAGTTAGCTTGTCGATGGCAGCcaacaatttaaattttatgtcaaAAATGAAATGATCATAATACCCACTGAAGTCAACATTAAAGATGTAAGTCAGAGAATTGATATTAGcggatttcaaaacttactttaAAGCTACAATACTCAAGACTGTATGCTATTAACAGAATACTAGACAGATCAATGTCACAGAACAGAAAATCTAGAAACAGACACCCCAAACACTCAACCAACCTTTACCAAAGGCGCAAAGGCAATTTAATggaaaaggacagtcttttaaaattacagtCCTGGGATAACTAGGCATCCATATCTAAGAAAAATGAATCCACATACAAACTCTAAACCTTTCAAAATAATTAACTGAAAAggaatcacagacctaaatgaaaaactcacaagtaaaaaaaaaatttgcagggacatccctggcagtccactgttTAAGACTCaacacttccactgctgggggaagAGGTTCAATTTCTGGACAGGGACTAGGATTTCACATGCCATAAGGAATAGGCAAAAAAATCTAGAAGATAACATGGGGGCAAAACTTGAGTTTGGTAATGAGAGTTTAGgcacaacaccaaaagcacagtccatgaaagaaaataataagtggAACCTTGTTAATATTAAAAACTTCTATCTGCAAAATATACTattaagagaatgagaaagaaaggccACAAAAGGGTAGTTacaaatctatttgcagggcaagaatggagacacagacctagagaacgGGCATGTGGACACATCGGGGGACGCAGACAGtgagacgaattgagagagtggcaTGGACAAATGTGCACTACCATGTGGACAACAGGCATGTGGGGGAAGTTCTGGGTGACACAAGGATCAGCTCTGTGACGACCTTGAGGGGTGAGTTCGGGTGGGAGGGAAGTTaatgagggaggggatatatgtatactgatCACTGCTTCATACAAGAGAACCTGACACACCATTTAATTATCTTCTAatttaaataattgtttaaaaaaatctatgaatttaaaaactagaaaaaaaatctagggaAGTACACATAGCCACTAGAGTTACATACAACAATGCCAAATGAATAAAAGTcagaagcaatgaaaagcaaaagaCAGTAACAATTTGATTCTCAaattaaaattcttagaaaacaggACCGGAAATATTCAAACATATAAGAGACTTCAAAAATCTGGAATAAAAAAAAGATCACAACAGCAAAATCATCCAGTTGGTCTGGAAGAATCAACAATTACTTGCACCAAGTAACAGAAAATACACCATAAACAAAAGCAACCATAGAAAAAATTTACCCACAAAGaaactttagaaaaatgtatacaGTCTTCATGGAGGCAACAAGAAGTATTTCCTGAGAGACTTAGGAACAAATAGGCTCAAACAGAATAGTATGTTATGTATATTCATAACGTACAGATATTGTAAGACTGTCAATTTTCTGAAACTGGAGTAGGAGTTAGTACCACATTCAGAGTAGAATGTGTTCAGATCACAATGAAACACGGCCTGCTGCTTTTTGTACATAGAAGTAACTACGGAAATCTTatggaaggaatgaagaaaactattaacaaaagtgaaaacataaaattaaataatccCTGATGGACAGTAAGTCTCCACTGAACTTGACCCTATGTGTGCCCAGGTGGGGGAGTACTTAAGAGACTGGCACAGATGTGCAGCCTGCAAGGGAAGCAGACAACAGGATCAGCTGGAAGAGGCTTTAAACTTGAGCCCTGGATTCTTCCACTCTGCCCTGGCATCATGAATCTCCACTGCTTCACTGAAGGAATCTGAGGCAGCACCTCCGAGGGCCCATGCCAGGTCCATGGGGCACCAAAGTTTGGCTTGGTGTGGCAGTACAGCCCAGATCATGAAATAACCAGCACAAAGTTTGTTGTCTGTGCGCTtaatcactgagttgtgtccaactctttgtgaccccatagactgtagcccgccaggctcctctgtccaaggggaaactccaggcaagaatactagagtgggttgccatgccatcctccagggggtcttcccaacccccggactgaacccaggtctcccacaccacaggcagattctttagtgtctgagccaacagggactGCTAGGGGATGAGAACTGGCCCTTTGAAATGATCACCGTAATAGACTATCGCCCAGGGACTAAAAGAGAAAAGTTAGTATCACAGGAATTGTAAAAGCAACAGAACTTCATCTCAGAACTTCTGAGCAATGACCCTGCAGTCGACTGAGAGCCCACAGTGAGAACTGTCAGGCTAAGGAGCCCCTTCACTTACTCTTCTGGAATGGTATGAGCATGGCTGGGGACAGGGGTGGACTTATACCAGAAAGGGAAGGATTTCCAGGCCCTGTCAGCAGTCAATATAAATGAAGTTTCTGAGTGAGATGTGAGGGGTTCCACACCTCAGAAGACAGTCTCCCATCCTTTCCTCTCAGCTGATCTTACCTGTAGCAGCCATTTCCAGGAAGCCTTGGGTAGAAATGGTGAGATGAGACGTATGTGCACTTCATACCAGGAGACTCGGGGGTTCACATTTTCGATATGAGGCCTTGTCCTCGGATCAGCAGATGGGACGTAGCCCAGCATCTACAGGGGTTAAGGGAAGGCATGGAGAATGACAGAGCATCGCTTACtccagaagagggagcccagagaGCCCTCGCTGTCGGTCTCATGGGCTCCAGGACGGCTGTTAGGCTTGGGCTCCCCAATTCTTCCTGCTGCGGGTGCTGACACAAGTGAGAGGCATGGAGTGAGCCAGCTGACAGTTCAGGACAGGGACGTCCCAGGACCCCTTAAGAGTCAATGGAAAGTCCACGTGCCAATCCTGGGAGAAGCTCCCCCGGAACCCCGCCTGTCCAGGTCCCACCCCTGCTGCCCTCCTGGAGCCCAGATGCACAGGACAGGAAGCGACGTCCTCCTAAGCACGCTGGGGGAGCGACGCCATGCTTGACAGTGCCGCTATCTCTGAGAGCTGCCATTGACGGTGGCCAGCGGGAGCAGTCACATGTCATCGGGTGTCAAGTTCGGACGTGACGTGAGTTACGAGTGCAGGGACACGTCTCTGCACCCCGAATCCCTTTTCTATCTGAAAAGAGGGGGCCACAAGCCTCCGGCCACCCTAGCCCTGCACTCGGACCAGAGGATCCAGCTTCGCTCTTAGGCCCCAAGACCGTTCACTAACCACTAGGTGGTCTCGGGAAAGAATGCCTCAGTCAGGCTCTGCTGGACCCCAGCTCCGCTCAGTAGTGGGAGAGCCACGAGCCCTGTGGAGTGAAGGAGGGACCCTCGGGGGTACTCAGGGTCTCCATACACCAGAACGGCAGCCATGTGTAAACCCCCACTCACCGCGACTTGGCTGTGGATCATCCGGGCACCCGCCGGGCTGCTCTAAAGGCTGAGGGGCTCCATCCTTGTGACCTCGGACACGGAACACTCAAAGAAGAGGGGACTTGGGTCTGAGTTGCTGACAGCTGGTCAGTAGAGACAGGATGTCAGGGTTCGGGAAGAGTCAGGATGAGGACCAGCCTCAGTGACAAATGCGCAGCTCAGTACGCTCCCCTGTGATCACCGATTCCTCCCAGCCAAACATTCGAAAGTGGGGCGGTGGTCTGAGAGGGGAGCTTGAGCGTGATTGTAAAGGGGCAACCACGACACAGCAGAAGGGAAGGTCCTGGGACCCTCCATGGGAGGCTGAGTACGCCCTCCTATCCTTGTCTGGGGTGACAGGGAAGGTGGCAGTGTCAATTTCAGACAGGAGAGGGAACGGGCTGGGTGCAGGACAGGGGGTGTTGGATATGGAGGTGTCTCGCACCAATTTTCATCCTGACTCTGAATGTCAGCTGTGAGGACTTGCCTCCCCTGCCAGGCCCCATGCCCCGCCCCTTCTAACGCCCAGGCAGGACTGTCTGCTGCGCCCAGGGCTCACTCTCCCTTGCTATTCAGCGGTCTCAGGAGACAGGCTGGCCAGGAGAACAGGAGCCCTGTGGGTCCTAGAGCACTGGCCTCGAGGACCCCTCAGAGGCGGCTTCCATTCAAGCCAGGGAAGACTCTCCTCGCTGAAGGTTCTCAGAGCATGTCCTTGTCCCTCCTCAAGGTGCCCTCGCCTGCTTTCCTGCCTGCACTCCCACCTGCAGCCCCTGACCTGCTGTCAGCATGCCTCGGAGGCACAAGAACAAGTTCCATACCAGTGGGAAACGCCACCAGGTCTGGGGGGACACTCAGGAGGCCCAGGCCCATGCTGCTGCAACCCCAAAAGAGGagtgcccctcctcccccacttctGCCCCTCAGGGTTCTCCCCTGAGCTCCCCTGCTGCTGGCGATCACCAGGAGCTTGAGGGAGCCATGGCCCCTAGCTATCCTGATGCAGGGCCTTCCTGTGCAGGATCTGATGAAGGTGCCCAGGGCCCAGAGGAGGAAAGTGCAGGTGCCTCCCAGGCAGCCCCTGCCACTCAGAGCACTCGCAAAGATCCTCTGGCCAGGAAGGCCAGGATACTGGTGGAGTTCCTGCTGGAGAAGTACACCAAGAAGGAGCCCATCACGCAGAAGGCCCTGATGAAAATCGTCAGCAGGAAGTACAGGCAGCACTTCCCTGAGATCCTCAGTACAGCCTGTGAGTGCGTGGAGCTGGTCTTTGGCCTGGAGATGAAGGAAGTCGACCATAGCAGGAACATCTACACCCTCATCAGCAAGCTCAACCTCAGGGGAAACGTTTGTCCAAGTGGTGAGGGGGAGCTTCCCAAGTCTGGTCTCCTCATGGTGCTCTTGGGGGTCATCTTCATGAATGGTAACCGCGCTACCGAGGAGGAGATCTGGGAATTCCTCAGTATGTTGGGGATCTATGCTGGGAGGAGGCACTGGATCTTTGGGGAGCCCAGAAGGCTCATCACCAAAGATCTGGTGCAGAAGGAGTACCTGAACTACCGCCAGGTGCCCAATAGTGATCCTCCCCGCTATGAGTTCCTGTGGGGCCTGAGAGCTTGTGCTGAGACCAGTAAGATGAAGGTACTGGAGGTTCTAGCCAAGTTCCACAGTAGGCTCCCTAGTTCCTTCCCAGACCTCTATGAGGAGGCTCTGAGAGATCAGGCGGagagagcagggctgagaggTGTGGCCAGGGATCCACCCATGGCTGAGGCTAATGCCCCTTCCAGGGCCAAGTCCTGCAGCTCCTCCCTCATCTAGGGAGGGGGGCAGGGCACTTTGTTCCCTTTGTGTTGGAAGAAAGCAGTCAAGCTCCTAAATAGTGCAGAGCAGTAGGGTTGGAGGGAAGAAAACCAGTAACTTGTTACAGCTTTAAAAGGTAAGCGAGTTTAGGTCTAGtttaacaaaatatatatctgttttcttttatcaATATGAGAGATATATAGTGAATGATTTAAAGTAGAAAGGTGAAGAGGTGAAGGTTTTAGTATTTTCAAATGTTCTTACTTTTGATaagttttattgtgcttcacaatTCAAATGTATGAATTTTATAAATCATAGTTTCTAgctgttttcatgttttaaaagtttgGGTATTTGTAACACACACTGAAAGTACTGAATATATTGTTCACAATGCAAACAAGATAACATGATATTAGAAGAGAATGTTTCTTGAAAAGCAGTCAGCTTCTAAAGAGTGTGTGGTAGTAGGGGGTAGATCACATTTATTTCGACCATATTTCTCTGTTTCACACAAGTAACTTCTACAtattatatgtttctttttttttcaaatgtttttacttctaagagtttgtttttcttcagagTATTAATTTGGTAATGATACTACTGTTATATTCACTGCTGTTTTAAGAGTTTTAAAGGTACAGTTTTGGTAGACATAAAAGATTCAGGAGCCATCTATATTGTCTTTCTGATCTGCAAGTAGGTAACATAGCACTGCAAGAGTGATTTTCATGCAAATGTGAAGGAAGACCGAAGAAACtattgagaaaggaaaagaaaatgaagaaaagaatagaGTAAAAAGTCTTTAACTTGTGGTTTACCTTATTTTAAACTTccttttagtaaaaataaaaaatactgtgaCTTATTTAGCTCATTtaagagtatttttttcttttgtgctaaTTCACTGCATATTCTCTGTTCTCTCCTGGATTGAAAATAAACTCAGATGGGAAGGTGGTATTTGAGGGGTTCATAGTAACATAACTCCCACTTATTTCAAACCAATACTTCTTCATCAGTATGCCACTGCTTTATATGTAGTACACGCATTCCAGCATTCATGCAGGATCGGACTGAGCAGACTCCATTTATGGATGGATAACCTGCCAATCTCTCAAGTTCACAAACTGATGAAGTGACCTTCCTGGGACTAGTCCCCTGATCTGGATTCGTGCAGAGCCCAAAATGCGCCACTCCTCCCAGCCTAAGCCAGACATCATGTCTTTTCATTCAATTTTCCTCTAAACACTCCAAAAAATGTGTCTCATTGGATGCATG
The genomic region above belongs to Ovis canadensis isolate MfBH-ARS-UI-01 breed Bighorn chromosome X, ARS-UI_OviCan_v2, whole genome shotgun sequence and contains:
- the LOC138930655 gene encoding melanoma-associated antigen B17-like, which gives rise to MPRRHKNKFHTSGKRHQVWGDTQEAQAHAAATPKEECPSSPTSAPQGSPLSSPAAGDHQELEGAMAPSYPDAGPSCAGSDEGAQGPEEESAGASQAAPATQSTRKDPLARKARILVEFLLEKYTKKEPITQKALMKIVSRKYRQHFPEILSTACECVELVFGLEMKEVDHSRNIYTLISKLNLRGNVCPSGEGELPKSGLLMVLLGVIFMNGNRATEEEIWEFLSMLGIYAGRRHWIFGEPRRLITKDLVQKEYLNYRQVPNSDPPRYEFLWGLRACAETSKMKVLEVLAKFHSRLPSSFPDLYEEALRDQAERAGLRGVARDPPMAEANAPSRAKSCSSSLI